TTGCATGATGTTTGGAAGTCTTAGTTGAATTGGTTTTGTGAATCCTTGTTGCACAGGAAGTGTACTCGCTTGGGTTTCTCTCAATTGAGAGAAACCTGCATGGAATAAAACCatggttgttttcttttgatctGCAGCTTTCAACGTATTGTTTTTCCTCTGAAAATATTGAACTTGTTTTGAGAAAGCTTGCTGTGCTGATTTTCTTAGATAAGTCATCAAGTGTTCcttgtttacttggtgatttatcaaatccTCTCTTccttcatattgcattcatatgcatatcgGTGACTCATATGATTGAGGGCACAAAGACTGTGGTGGCAGTTTTCctccggcgagcttgaagcaatcgtgaccagtattgcgttcaacataaggagtgtcgaagatcatcccgcgacagaagttgagttacgaagaagtcggtaaacattatctagaatgagtctaggataagtgtgtgagtacttcttttaatcatcgttctatagtggatttgagttggactgaggagtcccgtggattttccccagaggtggggttttaccacgtaaaataattctctgcgtgttcgtttattttaagctttgcacatctcaggattgataactcatatcaatcctgcttcaaaggttgatcattatttattgcaaaaaattcaaattagcttgtttaacattctccaggcatatatatatagatatcctacaggtattttcAATTGGCATCAGAGCAGGTTNNNNNNNNNNgtgtatgacattcattttataatatattgtaatgtgatttcttcactttcattatacaggttttggccacaaaacaatcagtgcaaaaaatactggatccagattacatcattatattctgcataaaaaacaacgtctgttcaaataaaacacgacgttatggttaaccatttattcagcatatttaccgacgtcttaaagcaacgtaacaatgaagaaccacgacgctattgtgaagcaattatccaggatatcacgtcggggaaggattaagaacagccatgtaatccaaaataacacgactccaatcccataataccgacgtctaaaaatgagattaaatatctgaacattaatttagaaccgacgtggtttattaaatgcgtcgtaaatattgacgttgtttagaagttcaacgtcgtctacattaataagtacgtcgtgagtactgaatacatataaatacaacgtcgactatataaatgccaccgacgttgtttcgcatttcaacgtcaacaacataaatacatacgtcgtaaataatgacactgacagcTATATctacgtcatcttttttagaaaaatcgaagtggaaaacttatttcacgacggtcgtttgtaaataagagacgtagtagttttcaataacgtcgtcttctcatgtatttaaagacgtagtagttttcaataagagacagagtagttttcaataacgtcgtgaaaattatatttaacggcgtaatgttttaaatatcgtcgttgtatgcctatcttgcggcctttttcttctaatatgtcatatttttcctttttaacgacggtgatttgtttgtgttggtcgtctattctcatcctcgactattttttaaaacttatgcagactaaacacgtctgtttttattttttttcgacgttgttttatttaacaacgtctaatttatcgtcgttgttgtttctgaaaataggacgtataaattttgtaatacgactctcatatattcgtaaccgacgttgtttgtttttttcaacgcctaatatataaatacatacgtcgtaaacaatgacactgacaactatttccacgtcatgttttatagaaaaatcgaagtggaaaatgtattatacgacggctgtttttatatatgcgacgtagtaggaatcaataacgtcgtcttctaattttcttaaagacgtcatattttttgttgtcgtgaaaattatatttaacggcgtattattttaattttcgtcgttgtatgtctattttgcggccttgttctgttaatatgtgtcatatttttcctttctaacgacggtttttttcgAGAGTTTGTCgcctattctcatccccgactgcttttttcgttctttttgtagaataaagacgtcgttttttatttgttgatgacgttttatattttaacaacgacggtgatttagcgtcgtggtttatgagggaaaagatgacggtggattccacgaccactgaaaaactcaatacacgacggtgatttacagtcgtctttttgcttatttgtAGTAGTAAAACCCTTAGAAAGAACTGACTACCTATATACATAGTTCCCCAACTAATCACAGAAAGAATTCAACAAGGTCATTTGATTTGCCAATTTGCCATGCCCACTAATTAGCCAACTGCAGCACAAAAAATtcttagaatatatatattgattagTATAGCAAACATACAACCCAAAAATGACATAACAGCAAATTGAATTATAATCCAAACAACGAACCAAATCAACATCAATGGAGAGCTCTCTCGCCttcaatagaaaaataaataaataaattcgaGCTGCTTAGAAATCCCAATGTTAAGAATCTAAgatgttgtaattttttaccCAACTGAAATCCCAGTGTTGTATCATGTATGTAATATTGCTATATTTCCATTATCTGGTTTCTGTATTAACTATCAAGTATTCAAGTGTGGTGTGGTTCTCTTGTATCGTTTCTCCGTCTGTGGTCAGGGATTTTGTATCTGTTTCTTGGTTAAGCATGGTATTGTTGTTCGCCACGGCTGCTTTGTTTCTGTGCTTCGTTTCTGGTTGGTTGAGTTTGGGATTTGAAACCCAGAGAATCTGTAATGCCATTCCTGTTACTTCTATTTGAGATATAATTCATATGTGGATTCTTAGTCTCTAGTAATGGTAGTTTCTTGTGCATGCTTACTTGAATATTGAGAAGATTGTACATTTCTGGTTTTCTGATTGTAGTATGTTAATTCTCTGTCCTTGTACGCGTTATCTTTTTGACATCATATGAATTGATGCTTTATTCCATGTTAATTGCTCCGGATTAATGCTTCTCTCCTTTGTACATGGTCTAcatgatatttatttatttatcttgaTACAAAGGAGAGAACATGTAGCACAAAGGCAAAGTAGAACACATCAATTTATGTATAGAGAACATTAATTAGTACTTTCTACTTCTTGGATAAAGGAAGAGGTGCCAAGGACGATGTAGCACAAGCAAGAGCCTTTTTCATGCCAGTAATTGTGGGCTTGACATTAGAACACAGAGAGGTAAGAGGGCCTTGGTCTCCACCGTAGGTGAGATCAATGTCAGTCaacttcacattctcacacggTAGGCCCCTGCTACATACAAGCTTGACTGCAAGTGGAGTGAAAGATGAGCCCTTAATGTTCTTGAAGCTGACATTATTGATCTTAACTTTTGACGGAGGCTTTTGGTCACACCGAGTATATGGGCAATACAATTGGTCTATAAGGATAGGGTTACTGACATTAACCATGATAATATTCTCATAGTGTATATCTGAGGCAGTACTGCTAGAAGGAGAATCTGGCCATGTTTTGATTCTCACACCGTTCTGCGTATTAGTCAGGGTGCAATTCTTAACTATGATCCCAGTCACAGCCTTTTCTTCCTTATATCTTCCAAGGCTTCCAATGCTTATGCCATGGCCTGGCCCACAAGTAACATCAGTCACTGTGATTTGGTGGGAGTCATCACCAATAGAAACACAATCATCCCCAGTTCTAATCTTTGCATGAGTAATGTTGACACCAGTCGAAGCCCCGATATGGATTCCATCTGTGTTTCTGCTCTCTTCAGGTGCTATGATGGTAAGATGTTGAAATGTAGTGTACTTGCATCCGAAAACATGCATGTGGAAATTTTTGCTATTAAGTGAAGTTATGTCCTGAACTCTGGAATTGGTGATGAATTCGAACCTCAGATTAATGGGCATCggtttgcaatttttgtttttgtggcaGTCATTTTGACCCCAAACAAGTGCTCCTTGGCCATCAAAAGTCCCACCACCTGATAAGGTGAGCTTGTCAATGTACTGAAAACCAACCCAAGTATCCGGTCTTGTGAATTGGCCAGCATTTACTGGAGCCTGCAATGTGCCTCGAACTTGCATCTCAATAGGAGCCTTACAGGGGCCTCTAAAAGTTGCTTCTTTTAACTTGTATGTCCCCCTCGGAACAACAACTTTACTGGCCGATGGCGATGCACATGCATCACTCCAAGCCTTGGCCAAGGCCTTTGTGACATCAGAGCCAGGCTTTGCACCGTATGTTGCACTTGTCACATCAAACACACTAGGATTAGCTTTAGCTGTAGATGCTAACAATAAGAACAAAAGCATTGCCAAGAATCTTAATTTCAGAGCCATTTTGATTTTCCTTCcactttgttaattttcttctctcttttttctttggaagGATGATGCAATTCCATTTTGAGTTTAGGCCAATTTATAGTCCGATTGGGAAGGCACAACACCATCAAACTATCCAACCAATCACTAACTATTTTTATACCAAGCTGCATTATAGTTCAAGCTTACATCCTATAATTAGCCTTAAGAATATTCATCACCAAATCTCTATCTAGAACGTCCTAAGCTGTTTGTAGTATTGCTATCCCCCTCATATACTTAAAATTTCTAGAAAAGGAGGACCAAAACCATGCATAGATACCTGGATAGAGTTAACAAGATCAACAGGAAAAGACCATGCCTAAATAATTGGcccatttatatatatatatatatatatactttttctAATCATCCATCATAGCCTGGGTGTAGGCGAAGGAGAGTGGTAGTTATTCATATGAAGCATGTGTTTTATTGAACTTCAATTTTAAACTACtttagttttatgttttttaggCTTAACTAACTAATGATTCTCCCCCCTACCCTCCCAATATTATATAAGTTTAGTCTCACTTTATCCCATTTTGCCTCACCTAACACCCATGAACTCTCTGTGTGTAAAAAATATCCATTAAAGATTAAGAGAAAATTCATGGTATGTGAGCAAATGTTCCGGCTTCCAATCACAAGGCGTCACGTGGATAAGAAGAATATCACTTAGGTCATTAATTGGGCCCATTTATTTGGCCAATTAATTAAGACAAAAAATagggatattatctttatttgaGAATATAATCACCaattaaagataatatcacTAATTTTGGATATTGTCTTATTTTGGGGATATTATCATTAATTAGGGAATATTGTAATCTAATAGACTAATTAAGAGTAGTGTGAGGGTTTAgggacccactagtgtagtgttttggagcaattgctccCATGGGGTTGTCTCCCATGGTTACCAAGGGCAAACCAAGGACCTCGAAGCCATTTCCAGGGCTGTCATGGGTCTTTTTTGTAGACCCCGGTGTGGTTGGGTAAGGTTTTCAACTTCAACCGtgtttccttttccttctttttttttttcattttttttcagattccttttcttttataaaaatacccaatttcttatgaattatttaatagggtaattttctttttagtacCTTGACAGTGTGTTGGATGAAGTAATTCTAATTTCCATAGAAACTGTAAATGATGGGATTTCCAATTACATCATTTAAAATTCCGTAAGTTACACATTTCAGTGTTTGGATGTCATGTATGTGGAATGTAAGAAATTACAGAAATTACAATTTCACATGTTTAGATACTCATAAGAGAATTAGAATTTAATTAGAAGTAACAACATTTTTTTGTCTTCAACAATCTGGTATTTTCTGCGTGTAATTTGGCAAATCCTGAGTTGATTTTTCCAAACGTTGAACTTTCCCTTTTCCATGCTCTAAATCCCGCCTTTTGTGAAAATCCCGAGTTATTTTACCTCATTCAAATACATTGTAGTACACCGAGTTTCACCCTTAATACATGATGTTTTTTGgtagggaagaaaaaaaaatgtagcaCCATGCTATTTGTAGTTAATATTAAatgttattatatttttatttctacatgaaaaatagaaagagaaaaagtatAAAAGCTCCCACGAGCTTCCTGCTTCCTCCTCAATCTTGTCTTCCCCTTTCTGTATTTTCCTTTCACTTTATGCCACGCATATGGCATAAAATGAGGAATAAAAAAAGGCAAGATGTGAAGGAAGTTAACATTCTTGTAAATTGTTTATACAGGAAATAAACGACCTATGACTGCCAAACACGTGGACTGAATCGATATTTATCACAATAAACCCTTCGGCATGTTCCCTACCGAAGCCATACATTTTGACTCTTTTGCAcctggacacgtgtcatgctcacaatccgcttctacagtcccacatcggaaatatgagcatagtgcacgcctcccaaggcctatataaggagacccctatccCCAAAAGGAAGGGAGGagaaaccaacggtacgctaccgcttgatctgtaatctgatatttactaaatccgtacttacttaagcatcggagagccttcggccggtaccacaccggtatcccaaggtcttaccgaacgtgtccttttgcaggaacttgatcttccgaagactaactcccttccgaagacataatatcactaagttgggcgagccacgtgtcaaaccactttttcgcatcaacagtttggcgccgtctgtgggaactCGAGATAAAAACCATCGACCCACTATCCCCTAGACATATGGGGACCACTTCGGTACCCACTTTCCTATCAGAGGAAGGAGTGCCGTTCGGAAGGCAAATTGGAGCTAGCCCAGCGCTACCCCCATCCACTTCCTATCAGAAAAAGTATAAAAGCTCCCACGAGCTTCCTGCTTCCTCAATCGTGTCTTCCCCTTTCTGTATTTTCCTTTCACTTTATGCCACGCATATGGCATAAAATGAGGAATAAAAAAAGGCAGATGTGAAGGAAGTTAACATTcttgtaaataaaatttgtttctttttattttatttttagtaaatAGATGAATTATTGACCAAAGAAGAGTAAGTAGATGAatttacaaaccaaaaaaagacgAAGGGGTACTTGTACCACCTTCCGCATTCTCTGTTTGGCTTGTCAAGGTGTTGAGTGGGAAAAAATATGAAGAGAATTATACAATGCTTCCGCCACCCAGCAACCAACAGAAGCAGAACCCCAAAACAAGAAGACGACGATGAAAAGGAAGAGCATGATCAGAGACCCTACATTCTGCAATTGCCAGACCACATAATACTGGAGATTTTCTGCAAAATCCCAACAAAAACTCTCATCCAATGCAAGCGTGCGTGCAAGTCTTGGCGTCGTTGTCTCTCAGACCCTGAATTCACCAGAGAACTATTTTCACGAACACCCGCTTGCCTCTTGGTTACTGGCTTCCGCTGGCAGTGGGGCCACTTCTTGGTCGACCTCGACGGGACCTAGAACCCACACGTCGTCGCCTTGAAGCTTTGCAGTGAAATAAGTCTCCGAACTAGAACTACCATGGTAGGCTCGTGCAATGGCTTCCTCTGTCACTACTCGAGACATCATCTTCACATATTCAATCCCGTTACTGTTGATGTCTAAACCCTTTGAGCTGAAAGCATTTGAGCTAAAAGCATTTGAGCTGAATGCATTGGAGCTAAATGCCTTGGTACAGAAGCTACTCAGTCGTTTTATGTTACAGTCTATGAACtttagtttcctttttctaaatttttttcttttctgtcttAATGTAATTTGAGCccttggatcatagtccaagtgaTCTCTTAGCTAGTCTAGGAACTAAGCATTAGATTATGACAAATGGATTCATCTCATAGGATGCTAGAACCTAAGGCTAGGATTGAATATGCTTTGTAAATCTGTTAGAGAATTAgattctctctcacacacacttgCATACATGTAGAGTGTAATACAATTGAAATCAATCAAGAAGTTACAAGAGCAGCAACGTTCTCTCTCACATTTTCTCtgtgttttctctcttcttcccaaAACACATTACAAAACTGCAAAATACAATGAactctaacatggcctcagagccaggtttgatCATTTGAGCTGGGAGTAAACCTGTGAACAAGGAGAAGGATTTGATTTTTGAGCTGGTTTTGAGCTTCCTTCGACTGTGCAGCTGAGATTTCTTGAATCCAATGTCTCACATGGCAGGATCTAGCACCTCTGAGCTTCGCACACCTGTGTTCAACGGAGAAAACTATGAATTCTGGAGCATTCGGATGAAAACAATACTGAAATCTCATGGACTATGGGATCTGGTTGAACATGGCTGCAATGATCCAgat
The window above is part of the Prunus dulcis chromosome 1, ALMONDv2, whole genome shotgun sequence genome. Proteins encoded here:
- the LOC117614593 gene encoding exopolygalacturonase-like — translated: MALKLRFLAMLLFLLLASTAKANPSVFDVTSATYGAKPGSDVTKALAKAWSDACASPSASKVVVPRGTYKLKEATFRGPCKAPIEMQVRGTLQAPVNAGQFTRPDTWVGFQYIDKLTLSGGGTFDGQGALVWGQNDCHKNKNCKPMPINLRFEFITNSRVQDITSLNSKNFHMHVFGCKYTTFQHLTIIAPEESRNTDGIHIGASTGVNITHAKIRTGDDCVSIGDDSHQITVTDVTCGPGHGISIGSLGRYKEEKAVTGIIVKNCTLTNTQNGVRIKTWPDSPSSSTASDIHYENIIMVNVSNPILIDQLYCPYTRCDQKPPSKVKINNVSFKNIKGSSFTPLAVKLVCSRGLPCENVKLTDIDLTYGGDQGPLTSLCSNVKPTITGMKKALACATSSLAPLPLSKK